A part of Flavobacteriaceae bacterium GSB9 genomic DNA contains:
- a CDS encoding sodium:solute symporter, translating to MNIYDQLDFLDFAVVGLYLIVLIGLGAWFSLRNKRGDDENYFLAGNSLSWKSIGFNMWGTNVGPSMLIANASIGYTTGIVAGNFSWYAFIFIFLLAVVFAPRYLGARVQTLPEFMGKRFGNSTQNILAWYTIVTVLLSWLSLTLFAGGILIQQILNLPMWLSVIVLLLIAAFFTLAGGLKTIVYTNVIQMVLLIIVSFVLMWVGLDKVGGFGQLVSETPSNYWNLFLPADDANYPWVAILLGYPVMGVWFWCTDQSMVQSVLGAKSVKEGQLGANFTAWLKIIDVPLFILPGIMCFVLFPTLENPDAAYMTMVTELFPTGMKGLVMAVLIAALVSTIDSSLNALSTVFTMDVYVKKFKPKASQKHIVKVGHIVTVVGAIISIFITLAIDSIKGLNLFDVFQSVLGFIAPPMSVVFLFGVLWKKTTAKAANSILVFGTLFSLTIGILYLWVFPNDPESAVKIWPHFLLLSFYIFVFLSVVIVVISLLDKNSKPFKSTLDFSNLTKVAPKVKILWAALFVTMIILYLYFNGN from the coding sequence ATGAATATATATGACCAATTAGATTTTCTTGATTTTGCCGTAGTAGGCTTGTACTTAATAGTTTTAATCGGCCTCGGTGCTTGGTTTAGTTTAAGAAATAAAAGAGGAGATGATGAAAATTACTTTTTGGCAGGTAATTCTTTGAGCTGGAAAAGTATCGGTTTTAACATGTGGGGTACCAATGTTGGGCCATCTATGTTAATTGCCAATGCCAGTATTGGTTATACAACGGGTATTGTTGCCGGTAATTTTTCGTGGTATGCCTTTATATTCATTTTCCTGTTGGCAGTGGTCTTTGCACCGCGATACCTAGGGGCAAGGGTGCAAACACTACCAGAGTTTATGGGTAAACGTTTCGGGAACTCTACCCAAAATATCTTGGCATGGTACACGATTGTTACCGTATTGTTGAGTTGGCTGTCCTTAACCTTGTTTGCAGGAGGTATTTTAATTCAGCAGATATTAAATTTACCCATGTGGCTTTCGGTAATCGTTTTATTGCTCATTGCGGCATTTTTTACCTTGGCGGGAGGATTAAAAACGATAGTCTATACCAACGTGATTCAAATGGTATTATTGATTATAGTATCATTTGTGCTTATGTGGGTAGGGCTTGATAAAGTTGGTGGTTTCGGGCAACTGGTCAGCGAGACGCCTTCAAACTATTGGAATCTGTTTTTACCGGCAGATGATGCCAATTATCCTTGGGTAGCCATCCTTTTGGGGTATCCGGTTATGGGGGTTTGGTTTTGGTGTACCGACCAATCTATGGTGCAATCTGTTTTAGGGGCTAAAAGTGTAAAAGAAGGACAATTAGGTGCTAATTTTACCGCTTGGTTAAAAATTATTGATGTACCACTGTTTATTCTGCCCGGTATCATGTGTTTTGTTTTGTTTCCTACTCTAGAAAATCCAGATGCAGCTTATATGACTATGGTAACCGAACTCTTTCCAACAGGAATGAAAGGCTTGGTAATGGCTGTTTTAATTGCGGCTCTTGTAAGTACTATCGATTCGTCCTTAAATGCATTAAGTACTGTTTTTACCATGGATGTTTATGTGAAAAAATTTAAGCCCAAAGCAAGCCAAAAACATATTGTAAAAGTTGGGCACATTGTAACTGTAGTTGGCGCTATCATATCCATTTTCATCACCCTTGCCATTGATAGTATTAAAGGTTTAAACCTGTTTGATGTTTTTCAATCGGTGTTAGGGTTTATCGCACCGCCAATGTCTGTTGTGTTTTTGTTTGGTGTACTTTGGAAAAAAACAACTGCAAAAGCCGCAAACAGTATTTTGGTTTTCGGTACCTTGTTCAGTTTAACAATAGGAATTCTTTATTTGTGGGTATTCCCCAATGACCCCGAGAGCGCCGTAAAAATATGGCCGCATTTCTTATTGCTGTCGTTTTACATTTTTGTGTTCCTATCTGTTGTCATTGTCGTTATCAGTTTATTGGATAAAAATAGTAAGCCATTTAAGTCAACTTTAGATTTTAGTAACTTAACTAAAGTAGCTCCAAAAGTAAAAATATTATGGGCGGCACTTTTTGTTACCATGATAATATTGTACCTATATTTTAATGGAAATTAA
- a CDS encoding phytanoyl-CoA dioxygenase family protein: MSAVITDEQLAQFKEDGFCIVKNVIPQELIERLRDECQRFIKEKDDEMDRKGVEVDEINHKGKRYFIALRYKDSETMQDLIFGKEMEEITRKVLGEEVYLFLEQFVVKAADKGMTFSWHQDSGYLDFDHKPYLSVWCPLDDVTEENGTVYLLPYKEAGTDKRIDHVLQEGTNDKIGYFGDNPGIPAVLKAGDVALFSSTCFHRSGSNTTNKSRRVLLIQYSAEPILKAEKEPLYWAEPFLKEGNKVSAY, from the coding sequence ATGAGTGCAGTTATAACCGATGAGCAATTAGCCCAGTTTAAGGAAGATGGGTTTTGCATTGTAAAAAACGTAATTCCACAAGAACTTATAGAGCGTTTGCGCGACGAATGTCAAAGATTCATAAAGGAAAAGGATGATGAAATGGATCGTAAAGGCGTTGAGGTTGACGAAATAAACCACAAAGGTAAACGCTATTTTATAGCGCTTCGATACAAAGACAGTGAAACCATGCAAGACCTGATTTTTGGTAAGGAAATGGAAGAAATTACCCGTAAGGTTTTAGGTGAAGAGGTGTATTTATTTTTAGAACAATTTGTGGTAAAAGCGGCCGACAAAGGCATGACCTTTTCGTGGCACCAAGATTCAGGATATTTAGATTTTGATCATAAACCATACCTTTCTGTTTGGTGTCCATTGGACGATGTAACCGAAGAAAACGGAACCGTTTATTTGTTACCTTACAAAGAAGCTGGAACAGATAAGAGAATAGACCACGTATTACAGGAAGGCACTAATGATAAAATTGGATATTTTGGAGACAACCCTGGTATTCCTGCGGTTTTAAAAGCAGGTGATGTAGCCTTATTTTCAAGTACATGTTTTCACCGTAGCGGTTCAAATACCACAAACAAATCAAGACGCGTACTGCTAATTCAATATTCAGCAGAACCCATACTAAAGGCCGAGAAAGAGCCATTGTATTGGGCAGAGCCTTTTTTAAAAGAAGGCAATAAAGTAAGCGCCTACTAA